In one window of Candidatus Kaelpia aquatica DNA:
- a CDS encoding FMN-binding protein yields MKVLYKMSLTLGLVATFSGFTLASIYQKTELKIRENKEREFESSVSNLVSGVVRNSEREIEGYSVFYLYDKDSHLLSYAVIAGGNGYQGEIKILVILSKDLKSIKGIDILESVETPGLGGKITSKDFKNQFKNLEVSSGVDYIKGRELSNPNQIQAITGATISSLAVVKIINLALDEIIPGIKKDG; encoded by the coding sequence TTGAAGGTTCTTTATAAAATGAGCCTTACACTTGGCCTGGTAGCGACCTTTTCAGGTTTTACGCTTGCCAGCATATATCAGAAGACAGAGCTGAAGATAAGAGAGAATAAAGAGAGGGAGTTTGAGAGTTCGGTCTCGAACTTGGTCTCTGGAGTAGTGAGGAATTCAGAGAGAGAGATTGAGGGTTATAGCGTATTCTATCTCTACGATAAGGATTCTCATCTACTCTCCTATGCTGTTATTGCAGGGGGCAACGGTTATCAGGGTGAGATTAAAATTCTGGTTATACTGTCTAAAGATTTAAAATCTATAAAAGGTATTGATATACTAGAGAGTGTTGAGACGCCTGGTCTTGGAGGTAAGATAACATCTAAAGATTTTAAGAACCAGTTTAAGAATCTTGAAGTCTCATCTGGAGTAGATTATATAAAGGGAAGGGAGCTCTCTAATCCCAATCAGATTCAGGCAATAACAGGTGCGACTATCTCGTCTCTCGCTGTTGTGAAGATCATCAATCTTGCTTTAGATGAAATAATACCCGGGATAAAAAAAGATGGATGA
- a CDS encoding RnfABCDGE type electron transport complex subunit D, with amino-acid sequence MEDNRLIISGSPHIKGALGLRFMMWNVVIALIPVIAVSIYFFRFNALRIMAVSLVASLIAEALFLKLRRKEIDFLDGSTVITALLFALILPPSLPSWMVALGAIFAIIFGKGVFGGLGYNVFNPALIGRAFLQASYPIAMTSYSYPFGYKGSLDAVTAATPLGLAKFNEVYLSLRSLFWGNIPGSLGETCAFAIILGGIYLLSMRVIDYRIPLSGLLSFSFISGVFYLINPAKFSSPLFGILGGGFLIGLFFMATDPVTTPLTKRGKCIFGLGVGSLVFLIRSFSGLPEGVMYSILIMNAVTPLINRTTLSRRFGL; translated from the coding sequence ATGGAAGATAACAGACTTATTATATCCGGATCTCCGCATATAAAGGGAGCCTTGGGCCTGCGCTTTATGATGTGGAATGTAGTCATAGCCCTTATTCCGGTCATAGCGGTAAGTATCTATTTCTTCAGATTTAATGCTCTGAGGATTATGGCAGTATCTTTAGTAGCTTCTCTTATAGCTGAGGCTCTATTTTTAAAGTTACGCAGAAAAGAGATTGACTTCCTAGACGGCTCGACCGTTATTACTGCTTTACTTTTCGCTTTAATATTGCCTCCGAGTTTGCCTTCCTGGATGGTTGCCTTAGGTGCTATCTTTGCAATTATTTTTGGTAAAGGAGTATTTGGAGGTCTGGGCTATAACGTATTTAATCCAGCTCTTATCGGCAGGGCATTCTTACAGGCTTCTTATCCTATTGCTATGACAAGCTATTCTTATCCTTTTGGCTATAAAGGTTCCTTAGATGCTGTTACTGCTGCAACACCATTGGGGCTGGCTAAGTTTAATGAGGTATATCTATCTTTAAGATCGCTCTTTTGGGGTAATATTCCAGGCTCTCTTGGTGAAACCTGTGCTTTTGCAATTATTTTAGGCGGTATCTATCTTCTCTCTATGAGAGTTATTGATTACAGGATTCCTTTGAGCGGACTATTGAGCTTTTCTTTTATATCCGGGGTATTCTATCTTATAAACCCTGCTAAGTTCAGCAGTCCTTTGTTCGGTATCTTAGGAGGAGGATTCTTAATAGGCCTATTCTTTATGGCAACTGATCCTGTTACAACCCCCCTAACAAAGAGGGGAAAGTGTATATTTGGTTTAGGTGTAGGGTCTCTTGTATTTTTAATAAGGAGCTTCTCTGGGCTACCTGAAGGCGTGATGTACTCTATCCTGATAATGAATGCAGTTACTCCTCTTATAAACCGAACTACACTATCTAGGAGGTTCGGTCTTTGA
- a CDS encoding electron transport complex subunit E, with amino-acid sequence MDDRSGFFEFKKGIISQNPVLILLLGLCPVLAVTTSAINALTMGAAVIFVLSSSTFVVSIIKRVVPYQVRIATFTIIIATFVTIADLFLKAQFPDLSKALGPYVPLIVVNCIILGRCEAFASKNSILKTLLDALGMGVGFTLALLVLGGMREILGSGKIFNISILGQSYEPMLVMILPAGAFIGLGLMVGLMNMIIKKR; translated from the coding sequence ATGGATGATAGAAGCGGTTTTTTTGAATTTAAGAAAGGTATAATCTCTCAGAACCCCGTTCTTATTCTACTTCTGGGGCTCTGTCCAGTCCTTGCTGTTACAACTTCGGCTATAAATGCTCTTACTATGGGAGCTGCTGTTATATTTGTCTTGAGTTCATCTACTTTCGTAGTCTCAATTATAAAAAGAGTAGTGCCTTATCAGGTAAGGATCGCTACATTTACAATAATTATTGCGACATTTGTTACCATTGCAGATCTTTTTTTAAAGGCTCAGTTTCCCGATCTGAGCAAGGCTCTGGGGCCTTATGTTCCTCTAATCGTTGTTAACTGTATTATACTTGGCCGTTGCGAAGCTTTTGCTTCTAAGAACAGCATTCTAAAAACCCTCTTAGATGCCTTAGGCATGGGAGTTGGTTTTACCCTTGCACTGCTTGTACTGGGCGGTATGCGCGAGATACTGGGAAGCGGCAAGATATTTAATATCTCTATTCTGGGTCAGAGTTATGAACCGATGCTGGTTATGATTCTTCCTGCAGGAGCCTTTATAGGGTTGGGTCTTATGGTTGGGTTAATGAATATGATAATAAAGAAAAGATGA
- a CDS encoding zinc ribbon domain-containing protein: MPTYEYECRKCGIKFDKFQNMSDKLLSECPECGGEVKRLIGKGAGIIFKGSGFYATDHRKPEPKKCCDKDGSCDGPPCSTSSEDKK; the protein is encoded by the coding sequence ATGCCCACTTATGAATATGAGTGCAGGAAATGCGGTATTAAGTTTGATAAATTTCAAAATATGAGCGATAAACTGCTCTCTGAATGTCCAGAGTGTGGAGGAGAAGTAAAGAGATTGATAGGTAAAGGTGCAGGTATTATATTTAAAGGCAGCGGTTTTTATGCAACAGATCATAGGAAGCCCGAGCCAAAGAAGTGCTGCGACAAGGATGGGAGCTGTGATGGTCCACCTTGTTCTACTAGCAGTGAAGATAAGAAATAG
- the pyk gene encoding pyruvate kinase: MVKTKIVATLGPTSSSETVLRKMFISGLDIVRLNFSHATHSKHLEKVKIVRALNKKMKRAIKIMQDLEGYRIRVGKLAAPLQLKKRTQFYLSQEDIIGNEEEVPFDYQGSLKRIKEGTLIYIDDGRIVLEVKSIERKRLKVKVLISGLLKEHKGINISDVKLDFESLTQKDKRDVEIAIKYKLDYVAQSFVRGASDIRLLKSIVKPRHAQCKIFAKVESREALANIEEIIAEADGIIVARGDLGICIPIYQVPVVQKEIIKMCSLRGKPVIVATQMLESMTEERLPTRAEVSDVANAILDGATHLLLSGETAIGRHPHRVINMMNKVIKYTESYQNKKADKELILTNV, encoded by the coding sequence ATGGTAAAAACAAAAATTGTTGCTACTTTAGGCCCGACAAGCAGCTCTGAAACAGTATTGAGAAAAATGTTTATCAGCGGTCTTGATATAGTACGTTTGAATTTTTCTCACGCTACGCATTCTAAGCATCTAGAAAAAGTTAAGATTGTCCGTGCTCTCAACAAAAAAATGAAACGGGCAATAAAAATAATGCAGGATTTAGAAGGATATCGTATACGAGTAGGAAAGTTAGCCGCACCGCTTCAGCTAAAGAAAAGAACACAGTTTTATTTAAGTCAAGAAGATATCATAGGCAATGAAGAAGAAGTGCCATTTGATTACCAAGGTTCATTAAAACGGATTAAGGAAGGTACTTTGATTTATATCGATGACGGTAGAATAGTGCTTGAAGTCAAATCTATTGAGAGAAAGCGCCTTAAGGTAAAAGTTCTTATCTCCGGCTTGTTGAAGGAGCATAAGGGGATAAACATTTCTGATGTGAAATTAGATTTTGAATCATTGACCCAAAAAGACAAAAGGGATGTAGAGATTGCAATAAAGTATAAGCTTGATTATGTTGCCCAGTCGTTTGTAAGAGGGGCTTCTGATATAAGACTGCTTAAAAGCATTGTTAAGCCAAGACATGCTCAATGTAAAATATTTGCCAAAGTGGAAAGTAGAGAAGCCCTGGCTAATATAGAAGAGATAATAGCTGAAGCTGACGGTATTATAGTTGCCCGCGGTGATCTAGGTATCTGCATACCTATCTATCAAGTTCCTGTAGTTCAGAAAGAGATTATAAAAATGTGTTCTTTAAGAGGAAAGCCGGTAATTGTAGCTACGCAGATGCTTGAAAGTATGACAGAAGAGCGTCTTCCTACAAGAGCCGAGGTAAGTGATGTTGCAAATGCTATTTTAGATGGAGCGACGCACTTGCTTCTTTCAGGCGAGACAGCTATAGGGAGACACCCTCATAGAGTGATTAATATGATGAATAAAGTTATCAAGTACACAGAGAGCTACCAAAACAAAAAGGCTGACAAAGAATTAATTTTAACAAATGTTTAA
- the rsxA gene encoding electron transport complex subunit RsxA, with translation MKLLIIFLSAAVVNNFVLSYFLGICPFLGVSRKLSSALGMGAAVTFVMSLTSISTWLLYHKLLVPFNMVYLEYVVFILVIASLVQIVEMFIKKSSPVLYKALGIYLPLITTNCAILGLALFMVLKDYSFIQSVVFALGAGSGFTLALLIMAGIREDLDIADVPRPLKGAGIALIIAGLLALSFMGFSGLLSG, from the coding sequence ATGAAACTACTGATTATCTTTCTCTCAGCTGCTGTAGTTAATAATTTTGTTCTCAGCTATTTTTTAGGGATATGTCCATTCTTAGGGGTATCCAGAAAGCTTAGCTCAGCATTAGGTATGGGGGCTGCTGTAACTTTTGTTATGAGCCTAACTTCAATCTCTACCTGGCTGCTTTACCATAAGCTCTTGGTTCCTTTTAATATGGTTTATCTGGAATATGTTGTCTTTATCCTTGTGATAGCATCTCTAGTACAGATAGTTGAGATGTTCATAAAGAAGAGTTCGCCGGTTCTATATAAAGCCTTAGGCATATATTTGCCGCTTATTACGACTAACTGTGCTATTTTAGGTCTAGCACTATTTATGGTACTTAAAGATTATAGTTTTATTCAGAGTGTAGTCTTTGCCTTGGGTGCAGGGTCAGGATTTACTCTAGCACTTTTAATAATGGCTGGAATAAGAGAAGACTTAGATATTGCAGATGTGCCTAGACCTCTTAAAGGAGCAGGGATTGCGCTTATTATTGCCGGTCTTCTTGCGCTCTCATTTATGGGATTCTCAGGCCTTCTATCTGGCTAA
- a CDS encoding fumarylacetoacetate hydrolase family protein encodes MKITRVFYENREYWAKIEESSVTLLKDPPFDKINPLKDLSFTDVKLLIPTEPQKIVLAGLNYRDHARELDMKIPDEPIIFLKPPSSLIKDGDSIVYPKGVKRLDYEAELAVVIRREAKDIKESEVADYILGYSCLNDVTARDIQSRDIQWSRAKSFDSFAPFGPWIETDLELDNLRVKSYLNSELKQDSSISNFIFSLPELLAFISSIMTLKPGDIVSTGTPSGVGSMEVGDKVSVEIDGIGVLSNTVISC; translated from the coding sequence ATGAAGATAACAAGAGTTTTTTACGAAAATAGAGAATATTGGGCTAAAATAGAAGAGAGTTCCGTTACTCTCTTAAAAGATCCCCCTTTTGATAAAATCAATCCGCTAAAGGACCTCTCTTTTACTGATGTTAAATTGCTTATTCCAACTGAACCTCAAAAGATAGTCTTGGCTGGACTTAACTATAGAGACCATGCCAGAGAGCTTGATATGAAGATACCTGATGAGCCGATAATATTTCTTAAGCCGCCCAGTTCTCTTATTAAAGACGGTGATAGCATAGTATATCCTAAAGGGGTTAAGAGGCTGGATTATGAAGCGGAGCTTGCAGTTGTTATAAGAAGAGAGGCTAAAGATATTAAAGAGTCTGAAGTAGCTGACTATATTTTAGGTTACTCCTGCCTCAATGATGTAACAGCTCGAGATATCCAGAGTAGGGATATTCAATGGAGCCGGGCAAAATCATTCGATAGCTTTGCTCCTTTTGGACCCTGGATAGAGACAGATCTTGAACTAGACAATCTAAGAGTTAAGAGTTATCTAAACTCAGAATTAAAGCAGGATTCAAGTATCTCTAACTTTATATTCTCACTTCCAGAGCTGTTAGCTTTTATATCCTCTATTATGACTCTTAAGCCGGGAGATATAGTCTCTACTGGAACTCCTTCGGGGGTAGGAAGCATGGAGGTAGGAGATAAGGTCTCTGTTGAGATAGACGGCATAGGAGTATTATCAAATACTGTTATATCCTGTTAA
- a CDS encoding TrpB-like pyridoxal phosphate-dependent enzyme has protein sequence MDSKIILPEEELPKAWYNVLADLPWECPPPRNPKTKEPLAPEELYPIFPESLVAQEMTKERWVDIPDELIDVYKIWRPSPLHRAYKLEKYLKTPARIYYKNESVSPPGSHKPNTAIAQAYYNKKAGVKRISTETGAGQWGSALAFACNIFDLECIVYMVKISYEQKPYRRNLMQVWNADIYPSPSDRTESGRSILKENPNSYGSLGIAISEAVEEAAKNDDTKYSLGSVLNHVLMHQTIVGLETKRQLELVNEKADVLIGCVGGGSNFAGLFLPFVADKLKGEDIRFLAVEPTATPTFTKGEYLYDYGDTVGLTPLLKMYTLGHKFIPAPIHAGGLRYHGDAPILSLLAHHKVMDAVAYNQNAAFEAAITFARTEGIIPAPETSHAIKAVIDEALRCKEENREKTIVFNFSGHGHFDLYSYERYLAGDLEDYELPDEKIRETLKDLADMQ, from the coding sequence ATGGATAGCAAGATAATTTTACCTGAGGAAGAGCTGCCAAAAGCATGGTATAACGTTCTAGCTGATCTGCCTTGGGAGTGCCCGCCGCCAAGAAATCCAAAAACAAAAGAACCTTTGGCTCCTGAAGAACTTTATCCGATATTTCCTGAGTCTCTCGTTGCCCAGGAAATGACAAAAGAACGCTGGGTAGATATACCAGATGAGTTAATAGATGTATACAAGATTTGGAGACCATCCCCTTTACATAGAGCCTATAAGCTTGAGAAATATCTTAAGACTCCGGCCAGGATATACTATAAGAATGAATCTGTATCTCCTCCGGGTAGTCATAAGCCCAATACAGCTATTGCCCAAGCTTACTATAATAAGAAAGCCGGGGTAAAGAGAATCTCTACTGAGACCGGAGCCGGTCAATGGGGGTCTGCTCTTGCATTTGCCTGCAATATATTTGATTTAGAATGTATAGTATATATGGTCAAGATAAGTTATGAGCAGAAGCCGTACAGAAGGAATCTGATGCAAGTTTGGAACGCAGATATCTATCCTTCACCTAGCGATAGGACAGAGTCAGGCCGTTCTATACTGAAGGAAAATCCTAACTCATACGGCAGTTTAGGTATTGCAATATCTGAAGCTGTTGAAGAGGCTGCAAAGAATGATGATACAAAATATAGCTTAGGTAGTGTGTTAAACCACGTGCTTATGCATCAGACTATTGTAGGCCTTGAGACAAAGAGACAGCTTGAGCTTGTTAATGAGAAGGCTGATGTTTTAATAGGCTGTGTTGGCGGAGGTTCTAACTTTGCAGGGCTTTTTCTTCCTTTTGTTGCTGATAAGCTTAAAGGAGAGGATATTAGGTTCCTTGCAGTTGAACCAACAGCAACGCCTACTTTTACTAAAGGAGAGTACCTCTATGATTATGGAGATACTGTGGGTTTAACCCCTCTGCTTAAAATGTATACTTTAGGTCATAAGTTTATACCAGCTCCTATTCACGCTGGAGGTTTGCGTTATCACGGCGATGCCCCTATTCTCTCTCTCCTTGCACATCATAAGGTCATGGATGCTGTTGCTTATAATCAGAATGCAGCTTTTGAAGCGGCCATTACTTTTGCGCGCACAGAAGGTATAATACCTGCTCCAGAGACATCTCATGCTATTAAGGCTGTAATCGATGAAGCTTTAAGATGCAAGGAAGAGAACAGAGAGAAGACCATTGTATTTAACTTCTCAGGTCATGGTCATTTCGATCTCTACTCTTACGAGAGATATCTAGCTGGAGATCTAGAGGATTATGAGCTTCCGGATGAAAAGATAAGAGAGACATTGAAAGATTTAGCCGATATGCAGTAA
- the rsxC gene encoding electron transport complex subunit RsxC, with protein sequence MSNLKEGVDIKEEQSLSFPKKLKGSFLPKRVSLHLIQHTGKASTLLVEKDQILKAGDKIADPDGFISASLHSSISGKVSKVCNYSHPLLGKSIAVSIEGDGTDEEWKEVKKSKVEEKSPKELIDIIKDCGIVGLGGGAFPTHVKLNPPQDKKIETLIINGCECEPYLASDDILMQDKPFEIIKGIELVRKIVNPDRVIVVLESDKEEALIRMRQAALKKNIEVIKVDKIYPQGAEKQLIKSVISREVPPGGLPFDVGAIVLNVGTCFSIYEAVYKGKPLIERYLTLAGDAVSNPGVYSVRVGTLLKDVIEHSGGLTKELSKIIFGGPMMGITQASLDTPILKGTSGILLLSKRFVSDYKEYPCIRCSQCVDLCPMNLMPTKIAHFVKHGKWDLLDEYNISDCIECGSCSYICSSRIPLLDYIKLGKDYLKNNNIYGR encoded by the coding sequence ATGTCAAATCTCAAAGAAGGCGTAGATATAAAAGAAGAGCAGAGTCTCTCTTTTCCTAAAAAACTTAAAGGATCTTTTTTACCTAAGAGAGTCTCACTCCATTTGATTCAGCATACAGGTAAGGCTTCTACTCTGTTGGTCGAAAAAGATCAGATTCTAAAGGCAGGAGATAAAATTGCTGATCCGGATGGTTTTATCTCAGCCTCTCTCCATAGTTCTATATCAGGTAAAGTGAGTAAGGTATGTAATTACAGTCATCCTCTGCTAGGTAAATCAATAGCTGTATCTATAGAGGGAGATGGAACTGACGAAGAGTGGAAAGAAGTAAAAAAGAGTAAAGTTGAGGAGAAGTCTCCCAAAGAACTTATCGATATAATAAAAGATTGCGGTATTGTTGGTTTAGGCGGCGGGGCTTTCCCGACTCATGTTAAGCTGAACCCGCCTCAAGATAAGAAGATAGAGACTCTGATAATCAACGGCTGTGAATGTGAGCCTTATCTTGCCTCTGATGATATTCTTATGCAGGATAAGCCTTTTGAAATAATAAAAGGCATTGAGTTGGTAAGAAAAATAGTAAATCCTGACAGAGTTATTGTTGTTCTAGAGTCTGACAAAGAAGAAGCTCTGATTAGAATGCGCCAGGCGGCTTTAAAGAAGAATATTGAAGTAATTAAGGTTGATAAGATATATCCTCAGGGTGCTGAGAAGCAATTGATTAAATCTGTTATATCCAGAGAGGTTCCTCCTGGCGGTCTTCCTTTTGATGTTGGAGCTATAGTTCTCAATGTCGGAACCTGCTTCAGTATCTATGAGGCGGTTTATAAGGGTAAGCCTTTAATAGAGAGATATCTTACCTTAGCTGGAGATGCGGTCTCTAACCCCGGAGTCTATTCCGTAAGAGTAGGTACTCTGCTCAAAGATGTAATTGAGCATAGCGGCGGTCTTACTAAAGAGCTTAGCAAGATCATATTTGGCGGTCCTATGATGGGTATTACCCAGGCTTCACTCGATACCCCTATCCTAAAAGGTACTTCCGGTATCTTATTATTATCTAAGAGATTTGTATCTGATTATAAGGAGTATCCCTGTATTAGATGTTCTCAATGTGTTGATCTCTGCCCTATGAATCTTATGCCTACCAAGATAGCCCATTTTGTTAAACATGGTAAATGGGATCTCCTGGATGAGTATAATATCTCAGATTGCATTGAGTGCGGTAGCTGCAGCTACATATGTTCGTCTCGCATACCTCTGCTTGACTATATAAAATTAGGTAAGGATTATTTAAAGAACAATAATATTTATGGAAGATAA
- the def gene encoding peptide deformylase: MVMLDVHKVPDPILRVECYSLDRVTSSDKELFENMEYTMFESGGIGLAASQVGIEKRMIVAFNERGRVFKIANPVIVKSWGSDTAAERCLSIPDQIVEVRRNYRIVVEGVDENNKALKLKVKGIFARVLQHEVDHLRGRLITDYRR, from the coding sequence ATGGTAATGCTTGATGTTCATAAGGTTCCGGACCCTATTTTAAGGGTAGAGTGCTATTCGTTGGACAGAGTGACTTCCTCTGATAAGGAACTTTTTGAGAATATGGAATATACAATGTTTGAATCAGGCGGTATTGGACTTGCTGCTTCTCAGGTAGGAATAGAGAAGAGGATGATTGTTGCTTTCAATGAGAGAGGCAGGGTTTTTAAGATTGCCAATCCTGTTATAGTTAAATCCTGGGGGTCTGATACTGCGGCTGAGAGGTGCCTCAGCATCCCAGATCAGATAGTAGAGGTTAGGCGTAATTATAGGATTGTTGTTGAAGGTGTTGACGAGAACAACAAAGCATTGAAGTTAAAAGTAAAAGGGATCTTCGCCCGCGTCTTACAGCATGAAGTTGACCATCTTAGGGGCAGGCTTATAACAGATTACAGGAGGTAA